ACCAGCAGATTACTCATCACCTGATCCTGCTAACCTTGTTAAACACTGtactgcaacacaaacacacacacacacacacacacccgacAAAAATGCTCTGTGTAgtcatttgctttttaaaaatgactatatatatatatactgattTCCATAACTTTATTCATGCTCCACTGTAACTTTGCAtcttattttttctattttaacgACCCTAACGGCTGCAGAAATACAGAACGTCAAACATGTGGCCTGAGGTGATAATTCTGAACAAAtactattaaaatattttaaaatgtttgcacaAAATAAACCTGACAAACTTCTGGGAAATCGGCTACACTGTCTCCACCCCCCAAGTCACACCACCACTCGCAGACACACGGATAAACATCAGCCCCTGTCCATTAGAGGTCACATTTGGGCGCACAGCTCATAAAGCTGGTGGCGAGGGGGGGGTTGTAACCGTAGTGACGTGGTTGCGGGTGACTGAGTGACACTGACGGACATGTTTACCGTAACCTCGCATCGGCCATGGCTGAAGAGGAATGGACGCTGTAATTCTTCTTTTCATTGTAGCACTTGTTCTCGTGTGCCATCATGGTTTACATCTGTGACTGAGTGACAGATTAAAGCCCTTATGTGCAGTGGTGCTCCTAGACCAGGACCACAGCTCCTAGAATAGGACCACATGCCATTTTAGGGGGTAAGGCTAACAATACatataacaataaacacaataatACTCATTCATTGTTAACCTATACATTTTATGTACCACAGCACATGAATAATATTCCCTCTTTGGGGCCAAAGGTGGGGTTgaaatttattaaaatatttttccacAGTTACAAGGGCCAGAGGGGGGTCAAGGCTTACAGTAATATTATGGACCTACTGGCTACTCTTGCTCTTCCCCCAGATAAACCTGCCCCTGCCTATGTGACCCTTTTATCTGTTAGCGTCTTTATTCTGGTGGCattgatttgtttctgttgaaaTATTACAGTAGTTTAATCCTGGTGAAAGTAGGTTCTTTTTGCCGTTATCTTTGTTTATGATCAGGTGGAAGACTACCTTGTCAGACAAAATCTACTTTATGAACTTCAGTCTGAAATTAGAGCAGCATATTCTACTGAAACctgtcttatttatttatttgattatatttgACAAAACGTTGATGAAGAAAAGTATGTGGGCATGATTTGTCTTGATTTGCAAAAAGACTTTGATACTGTAAACCATGCAATACTATTATCAATGCTTCAAAATATAAGCTTCAGAAGTACTGCGGTGAAATGATTCACCACTTACCTCACTGGAGGAACTCAAGTTTGTGATGTTGAGGGGACCATATCAGATCCTCAGGATATTACTTGTGGGGTGACCCAGGGTTCAATCCTTGGCCcccttttatttttagtttatatCAATGACATGCCAGCTGCGGTGAAATGTAAGCTGCTTTTATATGCTGATGACTCTGCATTAATGGTCTCTGGGAGTGATATCAGTGAGATTGAGAAGACTATAGGTAAGGGATTAGATAGAGTTAGCAAGTGGCTCATAGACAACAGGCTTTCAATAAATCTGGGTAAAACTGAGTCAATTTTTTGGAACAAAAATTAAGTTGTCTAGAACAAATGCACTTAAGGTCACATGTAATGGCACTGAAATAGTGTCTCAGAAAAGTGTCACATACCTGGGGTTAACGTTAGAGCAGTCATTGACCTACACATCTATTGCTGACAAAACACTGTCCCAGTGTGACGGTAAAATGAAATTCCTGTATCGCAGGACAAGGCATCTTGATTTTTCTATCAAGAAATTACTGGTTAAATCACTGATCCAATGTAATTTTGATTATGCAGGTTCTGTCTGGTAATGTGGATTATcatttaaacttaaaaacagACTGCAAGTGATGCATAATAATGTTATCCGCTACCTGTTAAATGCACCCCCTGTGTTtgttgacccatccatccaccctgaTATCCTCCCTACATGGACGTTTTCACACTTTATACTAGGTCAGTGGACTTCCTCCTTAGAGTCAGCCCTGCACATCCTGGCCCAAGATGACATGGGTTATCTACAAATTAAATAGTGCTTTTTCCCCTGTAGGTTTAAGTATGAACAGTAAATGAGAACAGCCTGAAGTAGGTGCCgacagtgttttgttttcagcctTTGATTCTCCTCTGGGGTCAAAATCAGATGCTTCTAAATCCTACAGATAAAGGCTTCAGCATAATATATAAATACCAAATAAATATTCCATTCAAGTAAAACTCCGCGTTTAAAAGTAAATCTTAATTAACTGTAGGTGTGACTATCCAGGCTTTTACACCAGCCTCATTTTGTCTGGTTGAATCGTACTTGGGCAGGTGTGAATGCAGAAATTGCTCTTGGATACGCACCAAAAGCGGAGCAAACAATACTACTAATATTTACTTTCTGGCTCCCGCCCCAGACACATCTGACCAATCAGCAGAGTGAACGTTCTTGCATGGTTTGCAGTGACGCATTTTGGTACTCTTggatttttttatgtgtgaaatGAAAACGAACCAAGGGGAAATCGCTCCAAGTTAAGAAACTCATCCACTGATTCGGGCCAGAGTAAACAAACTATAGGTGTGAAAACACCAAGGTCCAACTAATCAAGGCTGTGGATGGGTAGTGGGACTCCTGACCTCATATTTATAAGTCTGGCCGGTAGGCTTATAAAACCAACACACATTTTGTGATCCCTCTCACTGCCTCTCTTCATTTCGAATCTTCCACTGGTTTAAACTTATACCTCAGTGTATACTTCACCCTACTTCCCTTGTTTTACCCTCAAATAGTACATGCCATTAAGTGATGGCAattcatgggacctttaatagtAATCAGAGTTACGAGGAACATTTtttcagtgtctttattttgatttctttttccatttcagtgCAGTCATATTTCCCTCTGTTCTTATACTGGAAATGGttttggacatattatactttCAATCTTGTTGAATTGTTGGTATAATGATGGTGATGGTTAAATTGGCTAACCTTTTTCTGTTAATGAATTGTATGTTGATAGAGAACTGGAGAAGTATTGTCTCATCTCGTGGTGGATTTGTagttgttgtattgttgtatgttatgttatgaGTGTGGTTGAATCATAAATGTCACAATTGGAAACAGTGATAATTCAGCATGTTATATGTTTCTTACTGTTCTCCAGAAATGGCTACAGATAGATAAGAATATGTATATTACTGATGCATTAACTATAGGTAACGTTGTACCTTTGTAAATTTGTAGCTTATATTCAGCAGCATCTCCCTCTTAAATTTGGTAGAGATCATGGTAGTGGGAAAACGTTGCTGTTAGTCCCCTTTTGACCGCTCACATAGTTATTGGCATTCACTCAATCCACCACCCAATATAAACTAAATTGATAAAGGAGTAAAAACTAGATTTTGAATGAGGGTCCATATTCAAGACTGGCCCACAAGATTGAAAGAATAGTACGAAGTCTTTGGGAAATACTTGTATTTGCTTCCTTAGttagttagatgagaagattgctTTTACTCTCATGTCagtatggtaaatatgaagctacagcttagtttagcatgaagactggaagCACGGGGGATCAGCTACTCTTGTTCTGTGCAAAGGTAAAACATAATCTATCTTCCAGCAACTCTAAACCTCACTTATTAACACCTTATGTGATGTACCTTGATGTTTTATGAGGGCGGTGTGTTTATATGATAAAGAAATCATATGTTCAGACTCATTACACTCTGACCTACATTTTTCCTTTCCTTgcgttgtttttcttttccacattatttccccctctcatacagcctctctctgtctctccctgacAGGGCTAGCTGGCAGTACAACTCAGATTGGTGTGAAATCGCCGCCTAACAGGCGGGAAATTGGCCCTGTTATTTTTGGAGCAGAGTCATAGGGGACCGTCGGACCATCATCCTCTCTCTAATGAGCAGGTGATGGAGGCGTAGCTGTGGAGGGATGGAAGTAGTGACGGAGGGATGCTCGGCGTCTCAAACAGCCCACACATGGCAGATGTACAGAGAGGAAAACCAGCTCTGCAAAAAGGTAACACAGAAAtaggagaaggaagaaaagaaggaatgaGATGGTGTGTTGAGATTTTTTTGTGGCTAATGTGACTATCCCCAGCAGATTAGGGGGCTTGGTTTTGTCACATGGTCTATATTAGGGAACATATAGAGCAGTTGTTCCTAAGCTTTTTTTGCTTGATGTACAGCCGTCATGTATCCAGTAGTCCTTCATCAACTATTATGCTCCAAATGGATCCTACACATTAAAaaggggtgttttttttatgtttgtctcaATCTCACATGCCAACATTTCTTGATGTAACACCCGTTTCGGCAAGCTGGCTTAGGTAACAAAACAATGAGGAAAAATATATCTGTTTTATGACATGACAACGCTCCAGTTAAGGTTTGGTTATTTCAGGGAAAGATCTCAGTTTGTGTCGTGAACGCCCCAACAAAACTAATCTCTTTGATGGTAAATATGTCTTTTAGCCTTGTTAatatctaacgttagcaaaaGAACATAttacttaaatatttaaatataacttCTCATCCATCCACACAACATTCACTACACGTAAAAATTAGGCCACGCCCCTtaagagacaggaagtgtgtccCGTTTCATACTGTTGAAGCTGCTTGAAATGCGCTAACTTTAGTATCATGGATCTTTGCTTTGGCTAATATTCTATGTGGGGTTTTCTTTTGCAAGGTACAAGTGTTCCACTAATGTTCCgttttgcagagccactgttGCTGCATCCGCAGCTCAGTgctgattgtgattggtttaaagacattttcttcTATCCAGGAatgtacgtactgtatgttggaGCCAGACCTTCGTACActgtgctgtggagatagattAGCCAATGCAAGACTATGGTTACAACAATAAAcagatggttaaggttagggaatGATCATGGTCATGGTTTTCAATAAACTGTCAGCTGTCAGTAGTTAACTGGAAATGAACAGCATGTTCTCCTGTGTTTAAGTCTTATGATTTGTTGACCCATCCattcaacaaagaaaattgtGCATGTTTGGTATTATtaccaaagattttttttttcaaattaggtGAGCTACTTCACAATTATTCCCCATGCCCCTGGTAACTGCAGAGGTGGGATTAACTGTTATAAAGAACAGTCACATAATGCACAAACGCACATCACTGGCctgtgcgtgtgtttatgtTGAGACAATGGAAGAAGGGGGGTTGGGTGGAAATGTCAGGCCCAATCTAATCTTTAGTCAAGGCAACAACGCCTACAACAGAGAACATATAGTACTGTACAGTTAATACACACTCCTACATTACCTTCATCACCACACACTGCTGATGAATTCTGATTCACACTGTTCAATCATTAACAACTCATTCAGTTTTAGATACACGGATGCACAGATTCTAAAGGAAGCTCTTTAGTttagtatacagtacatttattcatttcaaatgaaCATACTGTTTCAATTAAGTCCACACCTTAACATATATCCCTGTGTGACTGGCTCAGGGAATGCACAGTCGCTGGTTTAACTGGAGCTTACTCACCCCTGGAAGGCATCATACACAAATTCATCACGGTCCATACATTCAACACCACATATCCCAGGCAGATCCTTTGGAAGGAGGCGGCTTTTTTTCTCCCAACTGGAGGTGTAGTCACTGACGCAGCTGTAGCTAAACGCTGCCCCCTACTGTCTGACATTcagcattcatttaaaagaaaaggatttgATTGTAgtaaatcaataataataataataatctcaaTGCTATTAATTTGTGTCACTGCTTTTCTCCACATTGCCTTTCACAAACAGCATGTAACAACCTCCATAATCAAGACTAAACAGTGCAACCCCctcaaaaatattataattttaagGTTATAATTTCCTTCAGATAAATACCACATTTGAAACAtaacttgatgcagaaaaggcacaaattctggcaaaaaaaactaactagaatgcaggaaatgaattGTTTGATATGTCCAAAAATCTTTTACCCCAAcattgaacccaaagttacacTTTTGAACAAACACGTACAAATCATCTAAAAAAATGAGTTCTACTTCTCCCAAGCTTTCTCAATATAACTGTTAGGTTTCGCGTATGAACAGCCATTTCTCCACATGATTTGTATATGCGAGTCTGGAGGCTGTTAAATAGCGGCGTCTTGTAATCCCTTATGGAAAACTGTCACACAAATAACTCTTAAATTTGGTATTTGCAGCAGCGAGCACATTGCACCGGTGTGATGTTCAATATTCAGTGTTGAAGTTCCTTAGCAGAAATTAAATCACTTCAATCAATCATCAAGTCATTATCTCctaaggaagaaaagaaaccatGTAAgataacacaaagacaaaatgcattagcttgaaatgaaatgtaaattaaattaaattaaataattatggTCAACTTTCTtatcattgtatattttatctGTGTGACAGCTTGAACAAACAGTTTCCCCTTTTGTCTTTGAATTTGTTGGCCTTATTTTTCATGAATACCGTCTCCACACTTCATTatattcaacctttttttttttttttgatttttaccCATAAAGACCTCCAGTGTTGGACCGTCCCGGTCTTTGTGCAGCTGACGTCCAGGACTCATTCTGGTTCAGACTCGTGGCGTCCCAGCGCGGGGGGTAACGTGGTCCCACAGGGGCCGTGGAAGTGGAACCTGAAACACAAAGATTATAAGAAATGTTGTCTATGCTGTGTACGTGACATTAGTTAGGGATGACTAATGATGCGAGTGTATGACTGTTTGACATTGGTTGACACGTACTTGAAGCGCGTGGTGGCCGGTGTGTCCTCCATGTTGAATTCGGCCACGGGGACGCCTCTGGCTGCCACCTGAGGAGCAAACATGGCCGCTGGATACACGATGGACGACGTGCCAACCTGGAGAGGGAGGTTTTATAGAAAATTTTAAGTAACAAAGTAAACtactattttatattatgtgAACATCTGCACACTCCTTAGTcaacatatttatgtttaaaactttaaattctTAACTTGTAATACttgctttttctcttctcttaatATAGTTATTGTGACCGTTATGCATCCACAGACCgaggcaaattccttgtaagtgAAAACcttgattctgattctgaacagTGAGTGAAGGTAAACGTTCAGGTGATAGTTTCAAAGTTTCTTTAGTTTCAGAAAGCCTTAatagaaaatgtttacattaataATAGTATATTAGTTTAGTTTGACAGTCTTGCTATCAATACATCATGTTTTACCTTCATACAGTACTACATTTAACTACCAACATAAATACAGCAGTGTTGTACATGTATTAAGTGTGGAAAACATAAGTAATGAGTACATTAGTAAATTTGGCAGTAAATCTGAAGCACTTTATAACTTTATGTCACTTTTGGGTATGTTCCATTGACTTTATATTCATTTCCTGGGGACTTACCCTACCCACTAGTTGTcttaacctaaccttaaccactgaCCCAAAAATCTGCCTTCTTCCAATTGGGGACACAGCTTTTGTCCCCAATTGGACAAGCCATCCCCAGTTAACTGTCCTTTAGTCTGAAATGGGTCCCAGAAAGGTTGGCTAAGTCAGGAACAGACACACGTACCACGAGACAGAGGTCACAGCTGTCCAACACTTCCTCTGCCTGGGTGAGGATGTCTGAGTCCAGACTCTCTCCAAACCAAACCACAGCTGGTCTCAGGAGACCGTGACAGCTTTTCTGctcacacctgaacacacacgcacatacgcacacacgtATTGTCAAAACGAATAACCTCATTTGAAAAGAGCAGAGCAGTAAAAGAGAACATGAGTGTGTGACTTACCTGGGCAGCTGCAGAACAGGGATCTGGGCGTCATTGGTGTCTGGGTCTGGAGCTCTAGGGAGGCAGTTCGATAAATACACGTCATGTAATACTTAGACTGAGTCCCTAtatgatatttatattttccttcATATAACAGCTGCACAGTGTAAACTTCAAATACATAAAAGTTAGTAAATCCAAACCATTTTAGACAAGATGTGGTTGACAATTTAACAGGTTAACAGTATGAGAACATTGTCAGAATTACAGCTcttttgtcagatttatctTTTAATACCTTTCATCTGTGTTTTCAACACAATAAACTGATTAAATAAACTATAATAAATATCATGAacaaacactacaaacacagaaatcaTGACCACAAAAATAGATTAGCATGAAAATAAACTCACTGTGCGATTGAAAGAGATACTTTCAATAActaatttatataattatatgcAATCGTCTCCTATTTATTCATATTCCCTTTAATTCACCTTTAACACATTGAGACGTTTACATCATCTTTATGACTAAAGGTTTAATCAGAATCGCTGTTAACAGTCTGATTGATTGGTGGAACATTTCAGCTATTAAAAACGTCAAtgttaaatgtcaaagtgaCATTTCATTTGGTCGCAGATTTCATTCGTCAGCTGTTATTTAGCTGCCGACATCTGACAGACTGACACGGGCTTTTTTGTTCTCTGGCATTTTGTTCTCAAATGAATATGATCAATATCTctgcaaacacattttcacattgttgAGAAAAATAGTCCAATCCAACCAAACGACACCAAATGAAGCTCTTACCCTTTGCCCTCCAGAGCGTCACAGATGGGGCTCTTGTAATTGGCTGCTTCATGACCACAGCTCATACAGCGGGTTTTAAACAGACTTCCTGGATTAATAAGAGAAGAGACAACATTTTAGTGTTGAAACAACTCAGTCAATTAGTTGGAAGACAAAACACtatttaatcaatcaattgttTTGTGGAATATATCAACAACAATGCCAAAAAAAGGTGTACGCCCCAGCTACTCCAGTCTTAAAAGGTACATatattaatctttaaaaacttcatttataaaaaaaaatgttgaattttatattattaaataatacaaaagaagaagaaaaaaacactgacaacataccaaaaataaataaaagaaaagaaaaaattgacattttatggactaaacaattaatcaacAACTAACAATGATTAGTGGATCAATCAGTAATGAAAATCGTTAAAAATAACTATACTCTTAATTAATTATTAGtgcctataaaatgtcagaatatggAGATAAATGCTCATCCAGAGTGATGCTATCCATTTTCCTGTTGGGTCTGAGCAATAAAGTAGGTGCAATCAATCAAAATctagaagctggaaccagagaagGTTTGGCATTTTTActtaaaacattactttttaataCTTGGAGTACCAGAATATTTGAGAATAGATTACTAGATGTTGACTTTCTTCAGCGGTTTCTACTTGCCGTGAATTTCGAGCATGTTTTTGGATCCGGCGCGGCGGTGGAGCTCATCGATATTTTGAGTGATGACTGTAACCCGGTGTCCTTGTCTGCTCAGTCGCTCCTCACACTCTGCGATGGCCAGGTGGGCGGAGTTGGGATTTTTGGTGAGCATGACCTCGCGGCGGTAATGGTAAAACTCCCAAACACGGGAGGGATTCCTGGAGAAGGCCTCTGGGGTGGCAAGTTGCTTAAAGATGACAAATCGTGAGAAAGGGCTATTAATGCGGACAAAGTTGAGTGCTGTTCAAAAAGGTTCCACAGTTAATTATTAGCATTTTTGGTTGTTGGAAATTTTGGCGAAACAATGGAAGACCGAGGAAACAGCAACAGAGGCAACAGAGCACAGAGCCGTTTGTACAGCACTGTTTCCAGTCAGCTTCAGAAATGCAATGAAGTTCCCAAAGAAGTAGGTATGTGGCTATCAGACTATTTTTAGTCACAGTAAAACTTTCAGTGAACTTCCTCAGAGTAACTCTAAAATAGACTCCTCAGTCTGACTCTCCGCAAAGACTTTCTTCTTTTAACAGATTGGCACTGTTTTTGACTCAGAATTGTacaggacattttttaaatattctgtcTTGCCATTGTTCACACATTAAAGAGTAAAAGATTGATCTGTAAACACTGATGCCGTTGGAGaacaatgttttgtttcctcAGGTGGACTGTCAGCTGCTATATTAATGAAAGAATTGGAGGGTTGTTTCTCACATATTGGATTGACAAATTGAAATTAGGAGCTGGGAAATGTTTCTGGGGAGAAAGACATCTGGACTGATATGGTTAGCCTGAGAAACAGAAACGTATGGAAATGTATAGAAATTAAaattagcattgtaaaatacactcagttgccagtttatcgGGACCACCGAGCTAAAACTAATGCAATCTAACACAGTCCTGCAATAAATAATCCCTTCGCAAAGGTTACAGTGTtcagttgttgttgaaaatgttttagagAGCTCTTTGTTCAACTGTAT
This sequence is a window from Etheostoma cragini isolate CJK2018 chromosome 9, CSU_Ecrag_1.0, whole genome shotgun sequence. Protein-coding genes within it:
- the LOC117951035 gene encoding NAD-dependent protein deacylase sirtuin-5A, mitochondrial-like; translation: MEERIALCATVSIVKSVITLEAIEMGHFFFPTSPSPMILLQWSCRGLINSHLYAHLRRQRCSQSMARPNSDLAAFREIFSKAKNIAIITGAGVSAESGVPTFRGAGGYWRKWQAQQLATPEAFSRNPSRVWEFYHYRREVMLTKNPNSAHLAIAECEERLSRQGHRVTVITQNIDELHRRAGSKNMLEIHGSLFKTRCMSCGHEAANYKSPICDALEGKGAPDPDTNDAQIPVLQLPRCEQKSCHGLLRPAVVWFGESLDSDILTQAEEVLDSCDLCLVVGTSSIVYPAAMFAPQVAARGVPVAEFNMEDTPATTRFKFHFHGPCGTTLPPALGRHESEPE